A single window of Candidatus Obscuribacter sp. DNA harbors:
- a CDS encoding tetratricopeptide repeat protein gives MDDLNSPQKKAELLEELAALEACCGDYFFELLPTLEQLALVCHTSGAWQEAATYYLRVIEIREMAQTSDLPEHDLLGLVKAQHSLGLLYRVQESFSQAHTHYKKALAYSSMLYGARHFKTIEMQNYLSGLYFAWGKCDLAAALLKNSLAFYEEVLGPDNETVAMTLYALALITRESAPDSASALFKRSTNILHIDLARLTMEDPHDFVMGLMQISRDRFRQGNFAEAEQLFRQSLVLELKEIWPGHPLVADSFQLLGDLYRSFGMTPQAESMYQNAYRLRSAIFGSGHLQVAATAHALAVLLSDLRRYQEAEPYIAQACKIRASGGFPPVLASSLKVQGAILRHLNRLDESEEAMTKAQEILTRYGSAHELI, from the coding sequence ATGGACGATTTGAATTCGCCGCAGAAAAAAGCAGAATTGTTGGAAGAACTGGCAGCACTTGAGGCTTGTTGCGGTGACTACTTCTTTGAGCTGCTCCCCACTTTAGAGCAACTGGCCCTGGTCTGCCACACTAGCGGCGCCTGGCAAGAAGCTGCGACCTATTATTTGCGTGTTATCGAAATCCGTGAAATGGCTCAAACCAGTGATTTACCAGAGCATGATCTATTAGGATTGGTCAAGGCACAACATAGTCTCGGATTGCTTTACCGCGTGCAAGAGTCATTTAGTCAGGCCCATACTCATTACAAAAAAGCGCTGGCTTATTCTTCTATGCTTTATGGTGCCAGACATTTTAAGACTATAGAGATGCAAAATTATTTGAGCGGGCTTTATTTTGCCTGGGGCAAATGCGATCTTGCTGCAGCTCTACTCAAAAACTCACTGGCATTTTACGAGGAAGTCCTCGGTCCCGATAATGAGACCGTGGCTATGACTCTTTATGCGCTTGCACTGATTACAAGAGAGAGTGCTCCCGATAGTGCCAGTGCGCTTTTTAAGCGATCTACCAATATTTTGCATATAGATCTAGCTCGTCTGACCATGGAAGACCCGCATGATTTTGTCATGGGTCTGATGCAAATATCGCGAGATCGCTTCAGGCAAGGCAATTTTGCCGAGGCCGAGCAACTCTTCAGGCAGTCCCTTGTGCTGGAACTAAAAGAAATCTGGCCTGGGCATCCCCTGGTTGCGGATAGCTTTCAATTGCTTGGTGATCTCTATCGTAGCTTTGGCATGACACCACAGGCGGAGAGTATGTACCAAAACGCTTATCGCTTGCGCAGTGCAATCTTTGGTAGTGGCCACCTGCAGGTGGCCGCTACTGCCCATGCTCTTGCCGTGCTACTCTCTGACTTGAGGCGTTATCAGGAGGCCGAGCCTTATATTGCTCAAGCGTGCAAGATTCGTGCAAGCGGCGGATTTCCGCCGGTGCTGGCTAGCTCTCTCAAAGTGCAGGGGGCAATTTTGCGACATCTCAATCGTCTCGATGAGTCCGAGGAGGCCATGACAAAAGCGCAGGAGATTCTGACTAGATACGGCAGCGCTCACGAATTAATATGA
- a CDS encoding response regulator transcription factor, whose translation MLRVQIVEDYEVSRLGLRLMLERQPGFEVVADSEDGASAIAQYEEHLPDVVVMDLQLRDERAAVTTILMKQRWSDVRILILTAHDEDEDIFEAFSAGADGYCVKEVPTAELCFAIQVVADGGTWIDPRIAGRVLNIWTKHPEWRNSAKLGFGKNGPELTSRELDILRLVVEGKRNNIIAQELAVTEETVKTYVKRLLSKLAVNDRTQAAVKAIRENLI comes from the coding sequence ATGTTACGAGTTCAGATAGTGGAAGACTACGAGGTCAGCCGGTTGGGCTTGAGGCTTATGCTCGAGCGACAGCCCGGCTTCGAAGTCGTCGCTGATTCTGAAGATGGAGCCTCTGCCATAGCCCAGTACGAAGAGCATTTGCCTGATGTCGTCGTGATGGATTTGCAGTTGCGTGATGAGCGCGCTGCCGTCACAACCATATTGATGAAGCAGCGCTGGTCAGACGTACGGATTTTGATTTTGACTGCTCATGACGAAGATGAAGACATCTTCGAAGCCTTTAGCGCCGGAGCTGACGGCTATTGCGTCAAAGAAGTGCCCACTGCCGAGCTATGCTTTGCGATACAGGTAGTGGCTGATGGCGGCACCTGGATCGATCCACGTATCGCTGGTCGGGTGCTTAATATCTGGACCAAGCATCCAGAGTGGCGCAATAGCGCCAAGCTTGGTTTTGGTAAAAACGGACCTGAGTTAACCAGCCGTGAGTTAGATATTTTGCGTCTGGTTGTAGAGGGCAAGCGCAATAACATCATTGCTCAGGAGCTGGCTGTCACCGAAGAAACAGTCAAAACCTATGTCAAGCGACTGCTCTCCAAGCTGGCTGTCAACGATCGTACGCAGGCCGCTGTCAAAGCTATCCGCGAAAACTTGATCTGA
- a CDS encoding VOC family protein, with product MLNQAKVHHVAIICSDYPRSRHFYTEILGFEIISEVYREPRQSYKLDLKVGSHSQLELFSFPQTPPRVTGPEACGLRHLAFEVEDVGEVLRYLRDLGVEAEDIRIDEYTGKQFTFFRDPDNLPLEVYQR from the coding sequence ATGCTCAATCAAGCAAAAGTGCATCATGTGGCGATTATCTGTTCTGATTATCCAAGGTCACGGCACTTCTATACTGAGATTTTGGGCTTTGAAATAATTTCAGAGGTGTACCGTGAGCCAAGGCAATCCTACAAATTGGATTTAAAAGTTGGTAGTCATAGCCAGCTTGAACTATTCTCTTTTCCTCAAACTCCTCCCCGAGTAACCGGTCCAGAAGCATGTGGGCTGAGGCACCTGGCTTTTGAAGTAGAAGATGTTGGCGAGGTTTTGCGTTATTTGCGCGACTTGGGTGTGGAAGCTGAAGATATCCGTATAGACGAATACACCGGCAAGCAATTTACCTTTTTTAGAGACCCTGATAACCTGCCCCTGGAAGTCTATCAGCGTTGA
- a CDS encoding serine/threonine protein kinase — MNKDGQLNTGDIIGGCYRVDETVASGGMGTVYKVFHQTLGRTLALKTLKTSRISRESWTAFVTEAKVLSRLEHPNLVKVYDLGLIDNRLPYFVMDFIDGEPLSNKIKREGALPVALALAIFEQVAEGLAYGEEIKLLHRDIKPGNIMLQKTVDPTQFIVKIVDFGLATEATGTGGEINQKICGSPPYMSPEQSLYQNLDSRSDMYSLGCSLFETLTGAPPFIGENALITLSKHQTEKPPTLKEASLGTEFAPVLERMMAKMLAKDPANRIQTFAELKQIIKKMRQLEQNDQLASEALTVKKESAKPGQAKTTKTTETKKLPLIAILTTLAIVALGCTGAFLFLKNSSKSQSPNNPKTQAPQDVGLIKKLQSNSDDATQITDEQLCGENNARLFSDFYRHYPFSEVKEISGVRQLVLNFPRTKSAGTIALVEPGDLLKEAQPAQGSLVLPQNAHVYFAPNKIFTASQNLFRQLKPDDLDTLDLSKNLNVATATPSMFDQLTGLRALNLNDTAIGDATIADLSKLSGLKSLKIDRTDITGDGLIKLEQINKLNALELGISFQLDRLLNKIQSSTALNSLKIRGTPVAAHELTLIAKIPGLKILSLDDTNTVQRDLLALKSAPALECLTLSNLLYDPSIKSILTELPHLKAVNLSMGSWNAAARETFIKDLRSISVHNIDTTEQNQR; from the coding sequence ATGAATAAAGACGGACAGCTCAATACTGGTGACATAATCGGCGGCTGCTACAGAGTCGACGAGACTGTGGCCAGTGGCGGCATGGGCACAGTTTATAAAGTATTCCACCAGACGCTAGGCCGCACTCTTGCACTCAAAACTCTTAAAACCAGCCGCATCAGCAGAGAATCCTGGACAGCATTTGTCACCGAAGCAAAAGTCCTATCGCGCCTTGAGCATCCCAATCTAGTCAAAGTCTACGATCTGGGCTTAATAGACAACCGGCTGCCTTATTTTGTTATGGACTTTATCGATGGCGAGCCACTGAGCAACAAGATCAAAAGAGAAGGTGCGCTACCAGTGGCGCTAGCACTGGCAATATTTGAGCAAGTCGCTGAAGGTCTGGCTTATGGCGAAGAAATAAAACTCTTGCACCGCGATATTAAGCCAGGCAATATCATGTTGCAAAAAACAGTCGACCCCACTCAATTTATTGTCAAAATCGTGGACTTTGGTCTGGCCACCGAAGCCACCGGCACCGGTGGCGAAATCAATCAAAAAATCTGCGGTAGTCCGCCGTACATGAGTCCAGAACAATCACTTTATCAAAATCTGGACAGTCGCTCAGATATGTATTCACTAGGTTGTAGCCTCTTTGAGACGCTCACTGGTGCGCCTCCATTTATCGGCGAAAACGCCCTGATAACTCTCTCTAAGCACCAGACTGAAAAGCCGCCAACACTAAAAGAAGCCTCACTGGGCACTGAATTTGCCCCAGTACTGGAGCGCATGATGGCTAAGATGCTGGCTAAAGATCCGGCAAACAGAATACAGACTTTTGCAGAACTCAAGCAAATAATCAAAAAAATGCGACAGTTAGAACAAAATGACCAACTCGCAAGCGAAGCTCTGACGGTAAAAAAAGAGTCAGCAAAGCCAGGACAAGCCAAAACCACTAAAACGACTGAGACAAAAAAACTGCCGCTCATAGCCATACTCACCACTCTGGCAATAGTTGCCTTGGGTTGTACTGGAGCTTTTTTGTTTTTAAAAAACAGCAGTAAGAGCCAAAGCCCAAATAATCCCAAGACTCAAGCGCCACAAGATGTTGGACTGATCAAAAAACTACAAAGCAATTCTGACGATGCTACCCAGATTACAGATGAGCAGCTCTGCGGCGAAAACAACGCCAGGCTCTTCTCAGATTTTTATCGTCATTATCCCTTTAGCGAAGTCAAAGAAATCAGTGGGGTCCGGCAACTGGTATTAAACTTCCCCAGGACAAAATCGGCCGGTACAATAGCCTTAGTTGAGCCAGGCGATCTATTAAAAGAAGCGCAGCCCGCACAAGGCAGCCTGGTCTTACCCCAAAACGCCCATGTCTACTTTGCTCCCAACAAAATATTTACAGCCAGTCAAAATCTATTCAGACAACTTAAGCCTGACGATCTAGACACTCTCGATTTAAGCAAAAACCTCAATGTTGCAACTGCCACTCCATCGATGTTTGACCAGCTAACGGGACTACGAGCACTTAACCTCAATGATACCGCCATTGGTGATGCGACCATAGCCGACTTGAGCAAACTATCAGGACTAAAAAGTCTAAAAATCGACCGTACTGATATCACCGGCGATGGCTTGATCAAGCTCGAGCAAATCAACAAACTCAATGCCCTGGAGCTAGGTATAAGCTTTCAGCTGGACCGGCTCCTCAACAAGATCCAGTCCTCCACGGCCTTAAACAGCCTAAAGATTAGGGGCACACCAGTTGCGGCCCACGAGCTCACTCTAATTGCCAAAATACCAGGACTCAAAATACTGAGCCTGGATGACACCAATACAGTACAAAGAGATTTGCTCGCCTTAAAATCAGCACCAGCTCTAGAATGCTTAACACTGTCCAACTTGCTTTATGACCCATCAATCAAATCCATACTAACTGAATTGCCCCATTTAAAAGCAGTAAATCTCTCCATGGGCAGCTGGAATGCAGCAGCCAGAGAGACTTTTATAAAAGACCTGAGAAGTATCAGTGTGCACAACATAGATACAACTGAGCAAAATCAACGCTGA
- a CDS encoding serine/threonine protein kinase — MPASNATEDIIGGTYRVISLIGEGGMGTVFAVEHIILQKQFALKMLSKGNFTPTDWQRFQNEAQSMAHLKHNNIIQVTDLGIHNNQYPYYVMELLQGKSLGQKIKARGRLSLKDALNIFRQVAEALAFVHDHGIIHRDIKPDNIMLESTNGSELVKLVDFGIAKLTQKEGQNLTATGEVFGSPLYMSPEQCTGQPVDTRSDIYSYACVFYEALTGKPPIMGDNAVMTMMLKSSTKAPLLSERVSLIDFPPELEQLVESMLSIKKEDRPLSLRTVAVKLKSLQNALEEGSLSVSPKTSTQRHGRTGEKTSAITKEGEEQSAGETDSSTLKLLLIVSAVFLLLALPTTIYFLWSKPTKQAAPPVVKSQPEGLPLGNMPSIDIDPLEHGGRGKPEQIKNFKSDELAAIKVLSATGPRADGIIVKKFFFPKDFSLGLFARYDSNYNNAKLKVTKMPAQGYLEAPLTAQTVFMPLEGFIANPANFAKFGDNELTDIECVRSGYVTVDAIKQMQHIKTIRTLKFQGSSINSDCVKLLDNFPNLQKAEIGSIDVQDEPLSKCRFIHRLRHLSVDRIAPISKTLSTLAQDKDGKLKVLSISDIKLSPEDIASVARLTSLEQLNINGANISDQQLAQLQHLKLKKIEISRCIKLSPQCYKILAKFPELKIIHATKMNWSNEDMQKFAQALRPREVEVSSEDLFEIIR, encoded by the coding sequence ATGCCAGCGTCAAACGCAACAGAAGATATCATCGGTGGCACTTACCGTGTTATCAGCCTGATTGGCGAAGGCGGTATGGGCACAGTCTTTGCTGTCGAACATATCATTTTGCAAAAGCAATTCGCTCTCAAAATGCTGTCCAAAGGTAACTTTACCCCCACCGACTGGCAACGCTTCCAAAACGAAGCACAGTCTATGGCGCACCTCAAACACAACAATATTATTCAGGTGACAGATTTAGGCATCCACAACAATCAATACCCTTACTATGTGATGGAGCTTTTACAGGGCAAGTCCCTGGGTCAAAAGATCAAAGCGAGAGGTAGACTGTCTCTCAAGGACGCGCTCAATATATTTAGACAGGTAGCCGAAGCCCTGGCATTTGTCCATGATCATGGCATCATCCACCGAGACATCAAGCCTGACAATATCATGCTTGAGAGCACAAATGGCAGTGAACTGGTCAAGCTGGTAGATTTTGGTATTGCCAAACTAACCCAAAAAGAAGGGCAAAATCTTACGGCTACAGGTGAAGTATTTGGCAGCCCACTTTACATGAGCCCAGAGCAATGCACAGGACAACCAGTTGATACGCGCAGTGATATCTATAGTTATGCCTGTGTCTTTTATGAGGCTCTCACCGGTAAGCCACCTATCATGGGTGACAATGCTGTGATGACAATGATGCTCAAATCATCCACAAAAGCTCCACTGCTATCAGAGCGCGTCTCATTAATTGACTTTCCGCCTGAGCTAGAACAATTAGTCGAATCAATGTTGTCGATAAAAAAAGAAGACCGCCCACTGTCACTACGGACAGTGGCAGTAAAATTAAAATCACTACAAAATGCACTGGAAGAAGGCAGTCTCTCTGTATCGCCAAAGACCAGTACACAGAGGCACGGCAGGACAGGCGAAAAGACAAGCGCAATCACAAAAGAAGGCGAAGAACAATCGGCAGGTGAGACTGATAGCAGCACCTTAAAACTGCTGTTAATAGTGAGTGCTGTGTTTTTGCTACTGGCATTGCCAACTACCATTTATTTTTTGTGGTCCAAACCAACAAAACAGGCGGCGCCACCAGTGGTAAAATCGCAGCCCGAAGGTTTACCGCTAGGAAATATGCCATCGATAGATATTGATCCACTGGAGCACGGGGGCAGAGGCAAGCCAGAACAAATCAAAAACTTTAAGAGCGACGAGTTAGCAGCCATAAAGGTACTGAGTGCTACCGGACCAAGGGCAGACGGTATTATCGTCAAAAAATTCTTCTTTCCCAAAGACTTTTCGCTGGGTCTGTTTGCCCGCTATGATTCAAATTACAATAATGCCAAGCTGAAAGTCACCAAAATGCCGGCGCAAGGTTATCTGGAGGCACCACTTACTGCTCAGACAGTATTTATGCCACTGGAAGGTTTTATAGCCAATCCTGCCAATTTTGCCAAATTTGGTGACAACGAATTGACCGACATAGAATGTGTGCGCAGCGGCTATGTCACTGTAGACGCCATAAAACAGATGCAACATATAAAAACCATAAGGACACTAAAGTTTCAGGGTTCTTCCATAAATAGCGACTGTGTCAAATTGCTGGATAACTTTCCTAACTTGCAAAAAGCCGAAATTGGCTCAATTGATGTCCAAGATGAGCCCCTGAGCAAATGTCGCTTTATCCACCGTTTGCGCCACCTCTCAGTGGATCGTATCGCTCCCATTAGCAAGACTCTTAGCACGCTGGCTCAAGACAAAGACGGCAAACTTAAAGTACTAAGCATCTCCGATATAAAACTATCGCCGGAAGATATCGCCTCCGTAGCCCGTCTTACATCACTGGAGCAGCTCAATATCAACGGCGCCAACATCAGCGATCAACAACTGGCTCAATTACAACATCTCAAACTAAAAAAGATTGAGATATCGCGTTGTATAAAACTCAGCCCTCAGTGTTATAAAATTCTTGCTAAATTTCCAGAGCTCAAAATCATTCATGCCACCAAAATGAACTGGTCCAACGAGGATATGCAAAAATTTGCTCAGGCCCTGAGACCACGCGAAGTAGAAGTTAGCAGTGAAGACCTATTTGAAATCATACGTTGA
- a CDS encoding DUF2029 domain-containing protein: MQQSRARIDIVFAVILFACITFVLQPPPKAIFEVTDLPEFYLGAKLFIEGRASAIYETAQFFSLQKLVFPALGERAIPLYVAPFGLPFLLPLLIFPASIAYIATKIAMIAGFLVGLFMLCRLYQTGSRWFMWLGAILPFSGPVWEALRIEQVSPLLFLSLSAHLYFMEQKKPVLAAFCLSPFLLKPHLAATVCCFHLGARRFRFVLVFALIALSLLCFTYLYCGAQAYSDYFELLNYSMINMQWMAPEATPTLRGQLLRLPIDSQAVTKGCTLLFGLVLLGVVYGGHLLRQRDVAVTTAMVAVPAGLVLSLHCYSYDLVLLLPAVILAVHASLSGIRQKQFKPADLALYLPLLSFMLPFYALIHYILTLRGSIINYHFLALSLLTVYLIVNGCRLACQPDKS; the protein is encoded by the coding sequence TTGCAGCAAAGCCGTGCTCGGATTGATATTGTCTTTGCTGTGATTTTGTTTGCTTGCATCACTTTTGTGTTGCAGCCGCCGCCAAAGGCTATTTTTGAAGTGACTGATTTGCCAGAGTTTTATCTGGGTGCCAAATTGTTCATAGAAGGCAGAGCTTCGGCTATTTACGAGACTGCTCAGTTTTTTTCACTACAAAAATTGGTTTTCCCCGCATTAGGAGAGCGCGCCATACCGCTGTATGTGGCTCCCTTTGGTTTGCCATTTTTGTTGCCGCTTTTGATTTTTCCCGCCAGTATCGCCTATATCGCTACAAAGATAGCGATGATCGCAGGCTTTTTGGTTGGGCTCTTTATGCTTTGTCGCCTCTATCAAACCGGTAGTCGCTGGTTTATGTGGCTTGGGGCAATTTTGCCTTTTTCTGGTCCAGTTTGGGAGGCACTGCGTATTGAGCAGGTTTCGCCTTTGCTCTTTTTGTCTCTGAGTGCGCATCTCTATTTTATGGAACAAAAAAAGCCTGTGTTAGCAGCCTTTTGTCTCTCACCGTTTTTGCTCAAGCCGCATCTTGCTGCTACTGTCTGTTGTTTTCACCTTGGCGCCAGGCGCTTCCGCTTTGTTCTGGTATTTGCCTTAATTGCACTCAGTCTGCTTTGTTTTACTTATCTTTATTGTGGCGCTCAGGCCTATAGCGATTATTTTGAGCTGCTCAATTATTCAATGATCAATATGCAATGGATGGCGCCAGAGGCTACGCCGACTTTGCGTGGACAATTGTTGCGTCTGCCTATTGATTCGCAGGCTGTCACAAAAGGCTGTACGCTTTTGTTTGGACTGGTTTTGCTTGGTGTCGTATATGGTGGTCATCTCTTGCGTCAGCGTGACGTGGCCGTTACTACTGCCATGGTGGCAGTGCCTGCCGGTCTGGTATTGAGTTTGCACTGTTATAGCTATGATCTTGTTTTGCTCTTACCGGCTGTAATACTGGCTGTGCATGCTAGTTTGAGCGGTATCAGGCAAAAGCAGTTTAAACCGGCAGACCTGGCGCTCTATTTGCCGCTTTTGAGCTTTATGCTGCCATTTTATGCTTTAATTCACTATATCTTGACCCTGCGCGGCTCAATCATCAACTATCACTTTTTAGCCCTGAGCCTGCTCACTGTCTATTTGATAGTTAACGGATGTAGACTGGCTTGCCAGCCAGATAAGTCCTGA
- a CDS encoding amidohydrolase family protein — MRHRQAAPYIALLGLALLPAQALAAPAKADLLVLNAHIKTMDPLCPEAEAMVIRQGKIVAIGTSEQLKNSKATRVYDAGQRLILPGLHDSHVHLAEGAVEFLQLNLKNSKDKKEILLHLASYNNAHPRTDCIVGNGLPLPALIGDSLTRVDLDRACSTKPVVLHSEDGHTVWLNSKAIALIKPETLAKLNSQASSKEMSERFADGSLSGVFREQALIVADDVTMGPAPAERAAALKDAVKMANSFGITSIQDAHATADVVESYQRLARAKALNVRVTLALHTDNSDPVSQVKALIALREKINQSSSPHILKATGAKIFVDGVLETGTAALLAPYLKPQNKERPEGQANLTPEALNALVAQLVAADFNIHLHAIGDRAVRMALDSLTPVLQKSKSNNLRHQIAHLEMIDKADVARFKELDVTANWQSFWAFRDPYIEQLTIPQLGAERSRRLYPMQEVASSGARMAAGSDWTVSTLNPLDAMQVAVTRQSITTKDKPALAIEQALTLEQILKAYTTGGAWVNCSNSYTGSLSPGKLADFVVFDRDFVKGQSEDIHNALVVRTYLAGKPVYIR, encoded by the coding sequence ATGCGCCACCGCCAAGCTGCCCCATACATCGCTCTATTAGGTCTTGCGCTATTGCCCGCTCAGGCTCTAGCAGCACCAGCTAAAGCCGACTTATTGGTGCTAAATGCCCATATCAAGACCATGGATCCCCTGTGCCCAGAGGCAGAAGCCATGGTTATCAGACAGGGCAAAATTGTAGCGATTGGCACAAGCGAGCAACTAAAAAACTCAAAAGCCACCCGGGTTTATGACGCTGGTCAAAGACTGATTTTGCCGGGACTACATGACAGCCATGTGCATCTAGCAGAAGGCGCTGTAGAGTTTTTGCAGCTCAACTTAAAAAACTCAAAAGACAAAAAAGAAATATTGCTGCATCTGGCCAGTTATAACAATGCCCATCCCCGCACAGACTGTATTGTTGGCAATGGTTTGCCACTGCCAGCTCTTATTGGCGATAGCCTGACCCGCGTCGACCTCGACCGTGCCTGCTCCACAAAACCTGTCGTCCTACATTCCGAAGACGGTCACACAGTCTGGCTCAATAGCAAAGCGATAGCACTGATAAAGCCAGAGACGCTAGCCAAACTAAACAGTCAAGCCAGCTCAAAAGAGATGAGTGAACGCTTTGCCGATGGTAGCTTGAGTGGCGTATTTAGAGAGCAAGCTCTAATCGTAGCTGATGATGTGACAATGGGACCGGCTCCTGCTGAGCGCGCTGCCGCACTCAAAGATGCAGTCAAAATGGCCAATTCTTTTGGCATTACCAGTATCCAGGATGCTCATGCCACTGCTGATGTGGTCGAATCATATCAAAGGCTGGCCCGGGCCAAAGCGCTCAATGTGAGAGTGACACTGGCTCTGCATACAGATAACTCGGACCCAGTAAGCCAGGTCAAAGCACTCATAGCACTCAGAGAAAAAATCAACCAATCCAGTAGTCCCCATATCCTCAAAGCAACTGGCGCCAAAATTTTTGTCGACGGTGTACTGGAGACTGGCACGGCTGCGCTTTTGGCTCCATATTTAAAGCCACAAAACAAAGAAAGACCGGAAGGTCAAGCCAATTTGACGCCGGAAGCATTAAACGCTCTGGTAGCACAACTGGTGGCAGCTGATTTTAATATACACCTGCATGCCATCGGGGACAGAGCGGTGCGCATGGCGCTGGATAGTCTCACACCAGTGCTACAAAAGAGCAAAAGCAACAATCTCAGACATCAAATAGCACATCTGGAAATGATCGATAAAGCGGACGTGGCACGCTTTAAAGAGCTCGATGTCACGGCAAACTGGCAATCTTTCTGGGCTTTTAGAGATCCATATATCGAGCAGTTGACTATTCCTCAGCTTGGAGCTGAGCGCTCCCGGAGACTCTACCCCATGCAAGAAGTAGCAAGCAGTGGAGCAAGAATGGCCGCTGGTAGCGATTGGACTGTATCGACTCTTAATCCACTGGACGCCATGCAAGTGGCAGTGACAAGACAAAGCATTACCACAAAAGACAAACCAGCCCTGGCAATAGAACAAGCTCTGACCCTGGAGCAAATACTCAAGGCCTATACCACCGGTGGTGCCTGGGTCAATTGTAGCAATAGCTACACTGGCTCACTGAGCCCCGGTAAACTGGCTGATTTTGTTGTCTTTGACCGCGACTTTGTCAAAGGACAAAGTGAGGACATCCATAACGCACTGGTAGTCAGGACTTATCTGGCTGGCAAGCCAGTCTACATCCGTTAA
- a CDS encoding prepilin peptidase, which produces MLMIAGLDISPQELFALVATAIGAGTDLATRKIYNWLTFPSALIGIALNGYYNGIYTGFHNVGAVEAALGYALAAGIMMFPNPGKRMHFGDVKMMAAVGAILGMIKFLLCMFYFSLCYGLVAMVLILKSIPPQQIKGFWLLLKSFVFAGVDMTEGFDMSELDKAKKKLIPLGPIIFAGCLLAILLDKWTMHFLGFSWYQ; this is translated from the coding sequence ATGCTCATGATTGCAGGACTGGATATATCGCCCCAGGAACTCTTTGCTCTAGTTGCCACCGCCATTGGTGCAGGCACAGACCTGGCTACGCGCAAAATTTATAACTGGCTGACCTTTCCCTCAGCCCTGATTGGCATTGCACTCAATGGCTACTATAACGGCATATATACCGGCTTTCACAATGTGGGCGCGGTCGAAGCTGCACTCGGCTATGCGCTGGCTGCGGGCATTATGATGTTTCCCAATCCGGGCAAGCGTATGCACTTTGGCGACGTCAAGATGATGGCAGCTGTGGGAGCCATTCTTGGCATGATCAAATTCTTACTATGCATGTTTTATTTCAGCCTCTGCTATGGACTTGTGGCCATGGTCCTCATCCTCAAATCAATACCACCACAGCAAATTAAGGGCTTCTGGCTACTACTCAAGTCATTTGTCTTTGCTGGCGTGGATATGACCGAGGGCTTTGATATGTCAGAGCTGGATAAAGCCAAAAAGAAGCTCATCCCCCTAGGACCAATTATCTTTGCGGGCTGTCTGCTTGCCATCTTGCTCGATAAATGGACCATGCATTTCCTCGGCTTTAGCTGGTATCAGTAA
- a CDS encoding RidA family protein, whose translation MPEVVSTPKAPQAIGPYSQAIKHNGLVFLSGQIPLDAAGNLVDGGIVEQTRQVLNNIQNVLDAAGSSLTNVLKATVFLKSMDDFAEMNKVYSEFFSDHKPARSTIQVAKLPRDVSVEIEVVAACS comes from the coding sequence ATGCCCGAGGTCGTCTCCACACCAAAAGCCCCCCAGGCTATTGGTCCTTACTCGCAAGCAATTAAACACAACGGTCTTGTTTTTCTCTCCGGTCAAATTCCACTTGATGCCGCTGGCAATCTCGTAGATGGCGGTATCGTGGAGCAAACCAGACAGGTTTTGAATAACATTCAAAATGTGCTCGATGCCGCTGGCAGCAGTTTAACCAACGTGCTAAAGGCCACTGTATTTTTAAAAAGCATGGACGATTTTGCCGAGATGAATAAAGTCTACAGTGAGTTTTTTAGCGATCACAAACCAGCCCGCTCAACCATCCAGGTAGCTAAATTGCCTCGCGATGTCTCAGTCGAAATCGAAGTAGTGGCAGCATGCTCATGA